From Antechinus flavipes isolate AdamAnt ecotype Samford, QLD, Australia chromosome 1, AdamAnt_v2, whole genome shotgun sequence:
GCCGGCCCACGGTCAGTCAGCAGGACATGAGCCCGGAGCTTTGGGCAGGAGGGGCTGCTTCTAATTCCAGAACTAATCTGGCCAGTACCCACTAATGTCAGAAAGGGTCTTTTAACATTTCCCATATTTTGACAGCCAGTCAGGGGCCAGGGGCCACCTGGGACGGTATCTGAGAGAATCGGGCTGTGTGGCCGCAGCAAAGCCACTGCAGTCCGAGGGGCCTCAGTCACCTCCATAGTGGGGATGACACTACTGCCAGGGCTCCTTCATTGGGCCGCGCCTGTAAGGCCATCACCATCTAAGGAAATGGGAGCGGGTTTGTTCCGTGCATGCGCAGAGTGAAAGTTCCAGTGATTTCCGGGGGCCTGGGCTGAGATCTGGGGGCTGGGCAGCTTAATTTCTGCGGCTGTGACAGATTAGCGATGAGGACATCTGGGAAGAAATGCTCTAGCTCCAACCTTTGATTATTTGACTTTGATTATTGACTCTGAAAATTAGTCAAAGATGGCTTGGCAGCTAGAACGTTGAAGCACATACAAAAGTGCATTGGACTCATAATTACAGAAGAATTGGGGGGAAACTTCCCCCCAGTTCCTTATTTATCAGATAAGGGAGCAGAGACCATTATTACCTGAGCGAGACAGCAGACACGGTGCAGGGTTAAGGGTAGGTGCGAAGGGCTGGGACACGGAGAGAGAAGCTTCTGCCAAGTCCAGTTTATGGTCTGCAAGTGCACTGGTAACAGCTGAACAGACTAAAGTagaattcaataagtattttggTCCAACTgctgataaaataaaatagattccataaaatggattttaaaatattatttgtgacAAAAAAATGAAGCTAGTTTCCTGGTTGCTCAATGTTCTGCAGGATGTCCACGGACAGGCCCAGCTGTTGCACTATGTGGGCGGTTTGTTCTAAAATCCAAGAGAAGTTGGGCTTTGGGGGCCGTGTCCCCCTCTGTGTTCTGCAGACTGGAGAATGGGGGCGACTGTGCTGATCGGCCTTGGGGTGGCAGTTTTTGTTGAGGTCGGCAGAGCACCTCCCGGGTCTTTCCTCTTCGATCTTTTCAGGGACCGAGACCGAGGGACAAAGGTCCATGTCCTGGAGGGAGTCCAACAAGTCCCCCACGTGGGGCTGTGGAGGGATGGAGGTCAGGTGCTGGAGCACAGACTCTTCAGACTGGCCCACAGCGTCCAGAAGGTCATTTAGGGGAGCGATCCAGGGAGAACCGTTATCCTGCAGGTGACACCAGGAGAGCAGAGCACTGGACGAGCACCAAAGCAAAAACATCAAAGGGCGTTCTCAGAACTCCTGCCCTCTTTTATGGAAGTTACGCTACTTCCCAGTTACCCAGGTTAACCACAACCTGCTGCCAAAAAGCGTGATCATAACCTACCAAAGACAGGGGGACACCCAAGTGCAGCCTGTGTTGCAGGGGCAACTAAAGGGTCTTTTTTGGCTTTCGATCTGTGTAACATAGCTTAGGTTTCATGATCCTTTGGTTTTCatgtaataaattttatttcccttATGACATGGTACTTTATTAGAATTGGTTAGGGGGTAAATGACTAAAAATGAACttacatttatacagcacctactgtgtgctaaatgctttacaaatatggcCTCACTTCATGCCCAccacaaccctggaaggtagcggttatcattatccccattttacaaaggaggaaactgaggcaagcagagagaAAGTGCTTATACCATGGTCACACAGTGAGGAAGGGactgagggagaatttgaactctcttctctttctctgataGAGAATGGTCCACAAAGGAAAGCCAGCCCTGCTCtgttcctctccccctccccccaagcagGACTGTCTGTAGGGCTGAATTTCTATGACCTACGAACTCACTTTGTTTTTGGACATCTCTTCCTCAACAAGTTCTGCTGAGGCTGAAACAGGGAAGTGTGAAGTACACCCTCGGGCTCCCACAAGGACAGAGGTCTCCAGGGGTTACCTTAGGGTTCCTCGGAGCTGCCCGTACTGGAGGATGACTCTGGCGCCCTCCTTATAACCTTGATTGAAGCCCTGCTGCAGGACGGCCGCTTTCCCCGCGTCGACCCCGTCTCTGTAACCTTCCTAGAAGCCAGACAACCAGGAGTTAGCTCTGCAAGGGGACGGGGTTTCCCCGTCCTGAGCTCCAGGCCCGG
This genomic window contains:
- the YAE1 gene encoding protein YAE1 homolog; translated protein: MSWLRAACARPGQDGSADADVFDDEADETLPAQREWRSRVERRVREGYRDGVDAGKAAVLQQGFNQGYKEGARVILQYGQLRGTLSALLSWCHLQDNGSPWIAPLNDLLDAVGQSEESVLQHLTSIPPQPHVGDLLDSLQDMDLCPSVSVPEKIEEERPGRCSADLNKNCHPKADQHSRPHSPVCRTQRGTRPPKPNFSWILEQTAHIVQQLGLSVDILQNIEQPGN